In Neobacillus endophyticus, a single window of DNA contains:
- a CDS encoding carboxymuconolactone decarboxylase family protein, whose protein sequence is MENPNDLYKGDDVLYRNSYLKRINELIKMAPAPSKAFLAFEKEAFVSGLISTKTKELIAIAVAHTTGCPYCIDVHVNKYKKYGGTMVEVMEAIIVASAVKAGAALSHGVNALNAYEKNNML, encoded by the coding sequence ATGGAAAATCCAAACGACCTTTACAAAGGTGACGATGTTCTTTATCGAAATTCTTATTTAAAACGAATTAATGAGCTGATAAAAATGGCACCAGCACCCTCAAAAGCCTTCTTAGCATTTGAGAAGGAAGCGTTTGTATCTGGATTAATATCAACAAAAACAAAGGAACTTATTGCGATTGCGGTGGCTCATACGACTGGTTGCCCCTATTGTATTGATGTTCATGTGAACAAATATAAGAAATATGGGGGAACTATGGTTGAGGTTATGGAGGCAATTATCGTTGCATCTGCAGTAAAAGCTGGAGCAGCCTTGAGTCATGGTGTAAATGCCTTAAATGCGTATGAGAAAAACAATATGCTATAA
- a CDS encoding MerR family DNA-binding transcriptional regulator: MSEFGKRTSTTVRTLRFYGELGLLTITKQNGSGHKLKLR, translated from the coding sequence ATTAGTGAATTTGGAAAGCGTACAAGTACAACAGTAAGGACGTTAAGATTTTATGGAGAATTAGGATTACTGACAATAACAAAGCAAAATGGGTCTGGCCACAAGCTGAAGTTAAGATAA
- a CDS encoding formate/nitrite transporter family protein — translation METKPLHEVEKLALKKLKVFQQSKIRYISRSMLASMFIGFGVIVAFRSGNFFFLVHSPFAYPIAAFTFGAAIILIAFGGGDLFTGNTFYYTYAALRSRMKWSQVFHLLLYSYIGNILGALAFAFFIYSTGLFEAPDSTSFLMTVVDHKLHAPILQLFFRGILCNWLVCLAFFIPMAFKESGAKMFSMMLFVFCFFISGYEHSIANMCSFAIALVHHHPGTISLAGIIRNLIPVTVGNLIGGEFMMGIMYYYANKPYFSQKEEE, via the coding sequence ATAGAAACCAAACCATTGCACGAAGTCGAAAAGTTAGCTTTAAAAAAATTAAAAGTCTTTCAACAAAGCAAAATACGCTATATTTCGAGAAGCATGCTTGCCAGTATGTTTATTGGATTTGGGGTGATTGTAGCTTTTAGGTCAGGAAATTTTTTCTTTTTAGTCCACTCTCCTTTTGCCTATCCAATAGCTGCATTCACTTTTGGAGCAGCCATTATTTTAATTGCATTTGGAGGAGGAGACCTTTTCACAGGAAATACCTTTTATTACACATATGCAGCATTAAGGAGTCGGATGAAATGGAGTCAAGTTTTTCATCTACTACTGTATAGCTATATAGGGAACATATTGGGGGCTTTGGCATTTGCCTTTTTCATTTATTCCACGGGACTATTTGAAGCCCCAGATTCAACCTCTTTCCTCATGACGGTTGTAGACCACAAATTGCATGCACCCATTCTGCAATTATTTTTTAGAGGCATTTTATGTAATTGGCTCGTATGTCTAGCTTTCTTTATTCCCATGGCTTTTAAGGAAAGTGGAGCCAAAATGTTTTCAATGATGTTATTTGTGTTTTGCTTTTTTATTTCAGGATATGAACACAGCATTGCCAATATGTGTTCTTTTGCCATTGCCCTTGTTCACCATCATCCTGGCACTATTTCATTAGCGGGTATTATTCGAAATTTAATTCCCGTTACGGTTGGGAATTTAATTGGAGGGGAATTTATGATGGGAATCATGTATTATTATGCTAATAAACCCTATTTTTCACAAAAAGAAGAAGAGTAG
- a CDS encoding L-lactate dehydrogenase translates to MHEEKIKRVAIIGTGAVGCSYAYSMINQGVAEELVLIDVNDAKAEGEAMDLNHGMPFAPSPVKVWNGNYSDCEKADLVVITAGLAQKPGETRLELVEKNTKIFKQIVQSIMASHFNGIFLVATNPVDILTYVTWKESGLPKERVIGSGTVLDSARLRFAIGQYLNVDTRNVHAAIIGEHGDTELPVWSHVTIGIEPLETVLEKRNDCNQECLEEIFISVRDAAYQIIGRKGATFYGIGMSLVRITKAILNNENSILTVSVHLNGEYGHRDIYIGVPAVINRNGIRELIEIDLNQKEQEQFNYSVAVLKETMNSIGY, encoded by the coding sequence ATGCATGAAGAAAAAATAAAGAGAGTTGCGATAATTGGCACAGGGGCGGTTGGTTGCAGTTATGCTTATTCCATGATAAACCAAGGTGTAGCAGAGGAATTGGTTCTGATCGATGTAAATGATGCAAAAGCAGAGGGTGAAGCGATGGATTTAAATCATGGGATGCCCTTTGCACCATCACCGGTAAAAGTATGGAATGGAAATTATAGTGACTGTGAAAAAGCTGATCTAGTGGTCATTACAGCAGGTCTTGCCCAAAAACCTGGAGAAACGCGTTTAGAATTAGTCGAAAAAAACACAAAAATATTCAAACAAATTGTCCAAAGTATTATGGCAAGTCATTTTAATGGTATCTTCTTAGTTGCTACAAATCCAGTTGACATTTTAACGTATGTAACTTGGAAGGAATCAGGACTGCCGAAGGAACGAGTGATCGGATCTGGTACTGTTTTAGATTCTGCTCGTCTGAGATTTGCCATAGGACAATATCTAAATGTTGACACTAGAAACGTTCACGCTGCTATAATTGGCGAGCATGGGGATACCGAACTGCCGGTATGGAGCCATGTTACAATTGGAATTGAACCTCTTGAAACTGTTCTGGAAAAAAGAAATGATTGTAATCAAGAATGTTTGGAAGAAATTTTTATCAGTGTACGTGATGCAGCCTACCAAATAATTGGTAGAAAAGGAGCAACCTTCTACGGTATAGGAATGTCACTTGTTCGTATTACAAAAGCGATCCTCAATAATGAAAACAGTATTCTAACGGTTTCCGTTCACTTAAATGGAGAATATGGACACCGGGATATATACATAGGGGTTCCTGCTGTCATAAATAGAAATGGAATAAGAGAGTTAATTGAAATTGATTTAAATCAAAAAGAACAAGAACAATTTAATTATTCGGTTGCAGTTCTAAAAGAAACGATGAATTCAATTGGCTATTAA
- a CDS encoding DUF3231 family protein: MLGFAQVSQSKEVRNFISRARDLSSKHIEIFRTILTDNNLPSPSSWESEVTNSTIAPFSDKLMLFHTQLLVNYAIGYYGASLAGSYRRDLAAKVTQVIGEDLLLVEDGVNLMIDHGWLEQVPQADDREELVKK, encoded by the coding sequence ATGCTTGGATTTGCTCAAGTAAGCCAGTCAAAGGAAGTAAGGAATTTTATATCACGAGCAAGAGACCTTTCTTCAAAACACATTGAGATTTTCCGTACAATATTAACTGATAACAATCTACCGTCTCCTTCATCTTGGGAATCAGAGGTAACAAATTCCACCATTGCACCCTTTTCGGATAAGTTAATGTTGTTTCATACGCAATTATTGGTGAATTATGCCATAGGTTATTATGGCGCTAGTTTGGCTGGGTCTTATCGGAGAGATTTAGCAGCTAAAGTAACACAAGTAATCGGAGAAGACTTGTTACTTGTTGAAGATGGAGTAAATCTCATGATTGATCATGGATGGCTAGAACAAGTACCACAAGCAGATGATAGGGAAGAGTTAGTAAAGAAATAG
- a CDS encoding PAS domain S-box protein, which produces MITGLIFYNLIKKGIKVTVESETKFRTIVENVSDLIAVIDHNGNFEYLSPSHQNIFGYSEDELVGKSVFDFLKVEETTKIKRRLQDIKTQKYRVPVEYNIKHKDGHFVLVEGRGVPIIGEYGEVKKNHLIFT; this is translated from the coding sequence TTGATTACAGGCTTAATTTTTTACAACTTAATTAAAAAGGGGATAAAAGTGACGGTAGAATCTGAAACCAAATTTCGTACTATCGTTGAAAACGTATCGGATTTAATTGCTGTTATTGATCATAATGGTAACTTCGAATATTTATCTCCTTCTCATCAGAATATTTTTGGATATTCTGAAGATGAATTAGTGGGGAAATCTGTTTTTGATTTTTTAAAAGTAGAAGAGACCACTAAAATAAAACGAAGGTTACAGGACATAAAGACTCAAAAATATAGAGTTCCTGTTGAGTATAATATAAAACATAAAGATGGTCATTTTGTATTAGTCGAAGGAAGAGGAGTACCTATCATTGGAGAATATGGTGAAGTCAAAAAAAATCATCTTATTTTCACGTGA
- a CDS encoding DUF7010 family protein, translated as MSQSIIPRAAVRGRASGVIFLAFFGTLWAGIGIRGLHGWRFLWHSILSLLIGVVVLIGGVELIIKSKRLSNEMGEGDSNRWKRKNMWFGINFGLEGLLIGVASAICRSTNHLDLFVPIIALIVGVHFYPLAHLFQVKIYYFSGSLLCLLSAITLFTLPVRVTWENNQIMVWWITVGFGSALILWGTCVTVWQVGNKLLNSAGNRAKEAEESFRF; from the coding sequence ATGTCGCAATCCATTATTCCTAGAGCTGCTGTGCGTGGGAGAGCTTCTGGAGTTATCTTCTTGGCATTTTTCGGTACTCTGTGGGCCGGAATTGGAATTAGAGGACTACATGGCTGGAGATTTCTCTGGCATTCGATCTTATCCCTTTTGATTGGTGTGGTAGTGCTTATTGGGGGAGTCGAATTGATAATTAAATCAAAAAGGTTATCAAACGAGATGGGGGAAGGGGATTCCAATCGTTGGAAACGAAAGAATATGTGGTTCGGTATTAATTTTGGCCTAGAAGGCTTGTTGATTGGTGTCGCCTCTGCAATTTGTAGGTCTACTAATCACTTGGATTTGTTTGTCCCTATCATAGCTCTTATTGTCGGTGTTCATTTCTATCCCTTAGCACACCTTTTTCAAGTCAAGATTTATTATTTTTCTGGTTCACTCCTTTGTTTGCTTTCGGCAATCACACTGTTCACTTTACCTGTAAGAGTTACCTGGGAGAATAATCAAATTATGGTATGGTGGATAACTGTCGGCTTTGGCTCAGCCTTGATATTGTGGGGAACCTGTGTGACAGTTTGGCAAGTAGGCAATAAATTGCTGAACAGTGCTGGGAATAGAGCCAAAGAAGCTGAGGAATCTTTCAGGTTTTAA
- a CDS encoding SEC-C metal-binding domain-containing protein: protein MLPLGSVQRPIIVKVKSSEKAEKVAKICEQYDWKYIIGLEATEDLTDLKRAMKERMKTASPYDPCPCHSGKKYRFCCAKKSIELDI, encoded by the coding sequence ATGTTACCATTAGGTTCTGTACAACGTCCGATCATTGTAAAAGTGAAATCCTCAGAAAAAGCAGAGAAAGTTGCTAAAATTTGTGAGCAGTATGACTGGAAATATATTATCGGACTAGAGGCAACGGAAGACCTTACAGATCTTAAAAGAGCGATGAAAGAACGGATGAAAACTGCTAGCCCTTATGACCCGTGCCCTTGTCATAGTGGAAAAAAATATCGATTTTGCTGTGCAAAAAAGAGCATAGAACTTGATATTTAG
- a CDS encoding heavy metal translocating P-type ATPase, producing the protein MNNEVQTITKNMSEEQVVSRSSVVETIRSHYELIFALVSGVFILIGWLSEHDHALFVSTTFYLLAFCVGGYAKAKEGIQETLAEKELNVEMLMIIAAIGSAIIGYWAEGAILIFIFSLSGALESYTLNKSQKEISALFELQPEEALRLIDGKEEKVTVDQLQIGDRILIKPGDRIAVDGIIIRGETHIDESAITGESVPNGKKTGDEVFAGTVNIRGSIEVEMTQSSDQTLFQRIIRLVQSAQSEKSPSQLFIEKFEGTYVKVVLIIVGMMMFIPHYALEWSWNETLYRAMILLVVASPCALVASITPAALSAISNGARHGILFKGSAHLEQLASLQAIAFDKTGTLTMGKPIVTDIFVQDGISKEDLLLIAASIENHSTHPLADSIVNYVKNNFDIELRRPEQVEDITGFGLKGKLDGKSYKIGKGDFIGEEAKCFHPLTVNELSQQGKTIVYIADHDSVLGFLALKDVIRDETVEVIRELNTLGIKTIMITGDNEQTAKVIAEESQISEYYASCLPETKVETVKVLKEKYKTVAMVGDGINDAPALATANVGIAMGGGTDVALETADVVLMKNELFRLGQAIRLSKRMNRIVKQNIILSLTIIALLICSNFLQLLALPFGVIGHEGSTLLVILNGLRLLKSDK; encoded by the coding sequence AATATGTCAGAGGAGCAAGTTGTTTCACGTTCGTCTGTAGTTGAAACAATTCGTAGCCATTATGAGCTAATTTTCGCCCTAGTATCTGGGGTATTTATTTTAATTGGATGGTTGTCAGAACATGATCATGCTTTATTTGTTTCCACTACCTTTTATTTATTAGCCTTTTGTGTAGGTGGTTACGCGAAAGCAAAAGAAGGAATTCAGGAAACCTTGGCAGAAAAAGAACTAAATGTTGAGATGTTAATGATTATCGCAGCGATTGGTTCTGCTATTATTGGTTATTGGGCAGAAGGAGCCATTTTAATTTTTATCTTTTCGTTAAGTGGCGCTTTAGAATCATATACATTGAATAAAAGCCAAAAGGAAATTTCGGCGTTATTTGAATTACAGCCGGAAGAAGCATTACGCCTTATTGATGGAAAAGAGGAAAAGGTTACGGTGGATCAGCTGCAAATTGGCGATCGGATTCTTATCAAACCGGGCGACCGTATTGCAGTAGATGGCATTATTATTCGGGGAGAGACTCATATTGATGAATCAGCTATAACCGGGGAATCGGTACCAAACGGAAAGAAGACTGGTGATGAGGTATTTGCAGGAACGGTTAATATACGTGGTTCTATTGAAGTGGAAATGACACAATCAAGTGATCAAACATTGTTTCAAAGAATTATCCGTCTTGTCCAAAGTGCTCAAAGTGAAAAATCACCATCCCAATTATTCATTGAGAAATTTGAAGGAACGTATGTTAAAGTTGTGCTGATTATAGTTGGAATGATGATGTTTATTCCACATTATGCATTAGAGTGGAGTTGGAATGAAACATTATATCGGGCGATGATTTTACTTGTGGTTGCCTCCCCGTGTGCTCTGGTTGCCTCCATTACGCCAGCTGCCTTGTCCGCAATTTCTAACGGAGCCAGACATGGTATTTTATTTAAGGGAAGTGCTCATCTTGAGCAACTAGCTTCGTTGCAAGCCATTGCTTTTGATAAAACTGGCACACTGACTATGGGAAAACCGATTGTAACAGACATCTTCGTACAAGATGGTATTAGTAAAGAGGATTTGCTTTTGATTGCTGCCTCTATTGAAAATCACTCAACCCATCCATTGGCAGATTCCATTGTTAACTATGTGAAAAATAATTTTGATATTGAACTGAGACGTCCTGAACAGGTAGAGGATATAACGGGATTTGGATTAAAGGGAAAGTTAGACGGAAAATCATATAAAATTGGAAAAGGAGACTTTATTGGGGAAGAAGCTAAATGTTTCCATCCATTAACTGTAAACGAACTATCCCAACAAGGGAAAACAATTGTATACATTGCCGATCATGATAGCGTGTTAGGCTTCCTTGCTTTAAAGGATGTCATACGAGATGAAACAGTTGAAGTCATTCGAGAATTAAATACATTAGGTATTAAAACGATCATGATTACAGGCGATAATGAACAGACCGCAAAGGTTATTGCTGAGGAAAGTCAAATTTCTGAATACTATGCATCCTGTTTACCTGAGACAAAAGTAGAGACTGTAAAAGTACTGAAAGAAAAGTATAAAACAGTTGCGATGGTTGGAGATGGCATAAACGATGCTCCTGCTTTAGCAACAGCAAATGTAGGTATTGCTATGGGTGGAGGGACGGATGTTGCACTAGAAACGGCAGATGTGGTGTTAATGAAAAACGAGCTTTTTCGTCTTGGGCAGGCCATTCGGTTGTCTAAACGTATGAATAGAATCGTTAAACAAAATATTATACTTTCTTTAACAATAATTGCCCTATTGATTTGTTCTAATTTCCTTCAACTTCTAGCTTTACCGTTTGGTGTTATCGGACATGAAGGAAGCACTCTTTTAGTGATTTTAAATGGATTACGTCTTTTAAAATCCGATAAATAA
- a CDS encoding sensor domain-containing protein, which produces MVKSKKIILFSRDITERKKAERQLMESEERYRKLVEYSPETILIHIDGKIVYVNKAGLLLVYANNKNQILGRNVFDFISPEYHEHTKKQMKKVKENGLSEISEYQIIRLDGAHLFVELLTFQTIYQGQSAMQAILRDITERKKAQEQVQYLAYFDPLTGIPNRNHLHKYLGEVLESNKVDKKIVAVLFLDLDRFKLINDTFGHSFGDLLLKEATIRISRVLEKDGILFRYGGDEYVIVVEGVEPREVSQLAEKLIETFSSPFYIQERQMFISTSIGISLFPKDGETVEALIQNSDAAMYSAKENGKNNFRFHSSYLNTNNNRKMEIELGIRKALEQNEFTLYYQPLVDLDTKKIVGLEALIRWIHPEYGFISPAEFIPVAEECGLIVLIGNWVLKTACEQFKRWLDSGFPLKRIAVNVSAIQFCDQNFVNTVNQVLHDTKLEACFLELEITESATQQVEEATKIMKVLKEIGVQLSIDDFGTGYSSLNYLRQFPINTLKIDKSFVDEINNNYNGEVIVKTIIELGISLGFMVIAEGIENEQQLSFLKENNCQIGQGYLFSKPLPTHELEDLLKK; this is translated from the coding sequence ATGGTGAAGTCAAAAAAAATCATCTTATTTTCACGTGATATTACGGAAAGGAAAAAAGCTGAGAGACAGCTTATGGAAAGTGAAGAACGTTATCGGAAACTTGTAGAGTATTCACCTGAAACCATCCTCATTCATATAGATGGGAAAATTGTTTATGTCAATAAAGCAGGTCTATTGTTGGTTTATGCAAATAATAAAAATCAAATATTAGGTAGAAATGTATTTGATTTTATTTCTCCTGAATACCATGAGCATACAAAAAAACAAATGAAAAAAGTGAAAGAGAATGGACTATCTGAAATTAGTGAGTATCAGATTATTCGGTTAGATGGAGCGCATCTTTTTGTAGAATTATTGACATTTCAAACTATATATCAAGGTCAAAGTGCAATGCAGGCTATTTTAAGAGACATTACAGAACGTAAAAAAGCACAGGAACAGGTCCAATATTTGGCTTATTTTGATCCATTAACCGGTATTCCTAACCGTAATCATTTGCATAAATATCTTGGTGAAGTTTTAGAAAGTAACAAGGTTGATAAAAAAATAGTTGCAGTTTTATTTTTAGATTTAGATCGATTTAAATTGATAAACGATACGTTTGGTCATAGTTTTGGTGATCTATTATTGAAAGAAGCAACCATAAGGATTAGTAGAGTTTTGGAGAAAGATGGTATACTTTTCCGTTATGGAGGAGATGAGTATGTTATTGTTGTGGAAGGAGTTGAACCTAGAGAAGTATCTCAACTTGCAGAAAAACTTATAGAAACATTCTCATCACCTTTTTACATTCAAGAACGTCAAATGTTTATTTCAACTAGCATTGGAATTAGTCTATTTCCAAAAGATGGAGAAACAGTGGAAGCTCTCATACAAAATTCAGATGCAGCGATGTACTCTGCTAAAGAGAATGGTAAAAATAATTTTCGATTTCATTCTAGTTATTTAAATACAAATAATAATCGAAAAATGGAAATTGAATTAGGCATTAGAAAAGCACTAGAACAAAATGAATTTACATTGTACTATCAACCTTTAGTTGATCTTGATACTAAGAAGATCGTTGGATTAGAAGCTCTAATTCGTTGGATTCATCCTGAATATGGCTTTATTTCTCCAGCGGAATTTATTCCTGTTGCAGAGGAATGCGGGCTAATTGTATTAATTGGAAATTGGGTTCTAAAAACGGCATGTGAGCAGTTTAAACGTTGGTTAGATTCAGGATTTCCTTTAAAAAGGATTGCAGTGAATGTTTCAGCTATACAATTTTGTGACCAAAATTTTGTGAATACTGTAAATCAAGTTTTACATGATACAAAGCTTGAAGCCTGTTTCTTGGAATTAGAAATTACTGAAAGTGCCACACAGCAAGTAGAAGAGGCGACTAAAATTATGAAGGTATTAAAAGAAATTGGTGTTCAACTTTCCATTGATGATTTTGGTACAGGTTATTCTTCATTAAATTATTTGAGACAATTTCCTATTAATACCTTAAAAATTGATAAGTCTTTTGTGGATGAAATTAATAATAATTATAATGGTGAAGTAATCGTTAAAACCATTATTGAACTAGGAATTAGTTTGGGATTTATGGTAATTGCTGAAGGTATTGAAAATGAACAACAATTATCATTTTTAAAAGAAAACAACTGTCAAATAGGACAAGGTTATTTATTTAGTAAACCTTTGCCAACTCATGAATTAGAGGATCTTTTAAAGAAATAA
- a CDS encoding MarR family winged helix-turn-helix transcriptional regulator translates to MEIELNKQAVLTIRGLYFCIVEQWACINKVHGISSAQQHLLFILSTHEKPLTISEISNLGCWHLSTVSRLLQPLIRENFVTVQKCKTKYKYVSITNHGFEKLKEIAKQVFPLKEFPFDFSDIEQEEVQIFIEIGLKILKNFKGEEFLTWVKKPHFQEYQSS, encoded by the coding sequence ATGGAAATTGAGTTGAATAAACAAGCAGTTTTAACTATTCGTGGTTTGTATTTTTGCATTGTGGAACAGTGGGCATGTATTAACAAAGTACACGGTATTTCTTCAGCTCAGCAACATCTCTTATTCATTTTATCTACACATGAAAAACCACTAACAATTAGTGAGATAAGCAATTTAGGTTGTTGGCACTTATCTACAGTAAGTCGACTGTTACAACCCTTGATAAGAGAGAATTTTGTTACTGTACAAAAATGTAAAACGAAATACAAATATGTATCAATTACTAATCATGGCTTCGAGAAGTTAAAGGAAATTGCTAAGCAAGTTTTTCCACTGAAGGAATTTCCGTTTGATTTTTCAGATATTGAACAAGAAGAAGTTCAAATATTTATTGAAATAGGGTTGAAAATATTAAAAAATTTTAAGGGTGAGGAATTTTTAACTTGGGTTAAAAAACCCCACTTCCAAGAGTATCAATCGTCCTAG
- a CDS encoding Crp/Fnr family transcriptional regulator, which produces MISKLNQVIKCFPCLSSIEAKEWNRTDISIVQVPTTPVAFAKGHRLHHAIFILDGCVRIYRVGENGREITLYRVHSGGVCLIMVASVLGDLEYEAYAAIESDVEALIIPAETFRNWIHTYDSLSRFIYGLFIRKMSTVTQLVEEIAFKGIDDRVADYLIKHTSQYSDEIIITHERLSIELGTAREVVSRTLKQFEKEGFLTLHRGKIINIQRKDLQQKFSRFL; this is translated from the coding sequence ATGATCAGTAAACTAAATCAAGTTATAAAATGTTTCCCTTGCCTGTCCTCTATTGAAGCTAAGGAATGGAATAGAACTGATATTTCTATAGTGCAAGTTCCAACCACTCCTGTAGCTTTTGCAAAGGGGCATCGCTTACACCATGCTATTTTTATTTTGGATGGCTGTGTACGCATTTATAGGGTTGGAGAAAATGGTAGGGAGATTACCCTCTATCGGGTTCATAGCGGTGGCGTTTGTCTAATAATGGTAGCTAGCGTATTAGGTGATTTAGAATATGAGGCTTATGCCGCAATCGAAAGTGATGTTGAAGCCTTAATCATTCCAGCCGAAACTTTTCGGAACTGGATACATACATATGATTCGTTAAGCAGATTTATATACGGATTATTTATTCGTAAAATGTCAACTGTGACTCAGCTGGTAGAAGAGATTGCTTTTAAAGGGATAGACGATCGAGTTGCAGATTATCTCATTAAACATACCTCTCAGTATTCCGACGAAATAATCATAACCCATGAGAGGTTGTCTATCGAGTTAGGGACAGCAAGGGAAGTTGTTAGCCGAACACTAAAGCAGTTTGAGAAGGAGGGATTTCTTACTTTACATCGTGGGAAAATCATAAACATCCAACGAAAGGATTTACAACAAAAATTCAGCCGTTTTCTGTGA
- a CDS encoding DUF3231 family protein yields the protein METDNSIRLTSGEIASLWTTYMSDSMAICVIKHALDKVEDTEIRAVLELALNLSQSHVDKIKQIFIDEGFPVPHGFTDEDVDLKAPRLFSDSFWLMYINKMSINGLTAYAMALTTATRADIRDFYTHVNDSTMELYNKSLNVKLSKGLFVRPPYISTPEKIDFVKKQSFLTGWFGERRPINAVEISHIDFNIKKKYVKGSNYAWICSSKPVKGSKEFYITSKRPFFKTH from the coding sequence TTGGAAACAGATAACAGTATTAGACTTACATCTGGTGAAATTGCGAGTTTATGGACGACATACATGAGTGATAGCATGGCAATATGCGTGATTAAACATGCTTTAGATAAGGTAGAAGATACAGAAATTCGTGCTGTTTTGGAATTAGCTTTAAATTTATCCCAAAGCCATGTGGATAAAATTAAACAAATTTTTATTGATGAAGGCTTCCCTGTTCCACACGGTTTTACAGATGAAGATGTAGACCTTAAGGCACCTCGTTTGTTTTCAGATTCTTTTTGGTTAATGTACATCAACAAAATGTCTATTAACGGTTTGACTGCTTATGCTATGGCATTGACTACTGCAACACGCGCTGACATTCGTGATTTTTATACTCATGTTAATGATTCAACTATGGAACTTTATAACAAGTCACTTAATGTTAAACTATCCAAAGGACTCTTTGTAAGACCACCTTACATTTCTACACCAGAAAAAATTGATTTTGTAAAGAAGCAAAGTTTTTTGACAGGGTGGTTTGGAGAACGTAGACCAATCAATGCTGTGGAAATTAGTCATATTGACTTTAACATAAAAAAAAAGTATGTTAAAGGAAGCAATTATGCTTGGATTTGCTCAAGTAAGCCAGTCAAAGGAAGTAAGGAATTTTATATCACGAGCAAGAGACCTTTCTTCAAAACACATTGA